A window of Solanum stenotomum isolate F172 chromosome 3, ASM1918654v1, whole genome shotgun sequence contains these coding sequences:
- the LOC125858904 gene encoding uncharacterized protein LOC125858904, producing MKKTEEEKYPKFIAMLKKLSINVLLIEALEQMSGYAKFMKNLVTKNKAVNFENEEKLQHCSVISTRSLVQKKEDPGAFSIPCTIGILHFLKALCDLGANINLMPLSIYKKLDLGDPKLTAMRLLMVDRTVKRPIGLLHDVLVKVESFIFPVDFVILDCEVDFEVHIILGRLFLATGRALVDMERGQMKF from the coding sequence ATGAAAAAGACTGAAGAGGAAAAATATCCCAAGTTCATCGCTATGTTGAAGAAACTATCCATAAATGTCCtattgatagaagctttggaacaGATGTCTGGGTATGCGaaattcatgaaaaacttggtgACCAAAAATAAGGCTGTCAATTTTGAGAATGAAGAAAAGCTGCAACATTGTAGTGTTATTTCTACTAGGTCACTTGTGCAGAAGAAAGAGGATCCAGGAGCTTTCAGTATTCCTTGTACCATTGGGATTTTACACTTTCTGAAAGCTTTGTGTGACTTGGGGGCCAACATTAATTTGATGCCATTGTCCATTTATAAGAAGTTGGATTTAGGAGATCCAAAACTGACTGCGATGCGTTTACTTATGGtcgatagaactgtgaagaggcctaTTGGATTGCTCCATGATGTccttgtgaaagtggagtcaTTCATTTTTCCGGTGGACTTTGTGATATtagattgtgaggttgattttgaggttcacATCATCTTAGGAAGACTATTTCTTGCTACTGGGCGTGCATTGGTAGATATGGAGAGAGGGCAGATGAAGTTTTGA